Proteins from one Tachyglossus aculeatus isolate mTacAcu1 chromosome 23, mTacAcu1.pri, whole genome shotgun sequence genomic window:
- the NSA2 gene encoding ribosome biogenesis protein NSA2 homolog yields the protein MPQNDYIDLHRKRYGYRLDYHERKRKKESREAHERSKKAKKMIGLKAKLYHKQRHAEKIQMKKTIKMHEKRNTKRKNDEKTPQGAVPAYLLDREGQSRAKVLSNMIKQKRKEKAGKWEVPLPKVRAQGETEVLKVIRTGKRKKKAWKRMVTKVCFVGDGFTRKPPKYERFIRPMGLRFKKAHVTHPELKATFCLPILGVKKNPSSPLYTTLGVITKGTVIEVNVSELGLVTQGGKVIWGKYAQVTNNPENDGCINAVLLV from the exons CCGCAGAACGATTATATCGACTTACACCGCAAGAGGTATGGTTATCGCTTGGATTACcacgagagaaagagaaagaaggaaagccgGGAGGCTCACGAACGCTCAAAGAAGGCAAAGAAAATGATCGGTCTGAAGGCCAAACTCTACCACAAACAACGGCATGCTGAGAAGATACAGATGAAAAAGAC AATCAAGATGCATGAGAAGAGAAACACCAAACGAAAGAACGATGAGAAAACGCCACAAGGAGCAGTACCTGCGTATCTGCTGGACAGAGAGGGCCAGTCCCGAGCTAAAGTCCTCTCCAACATGATTAAACAGAAACGGAAAGAAAAAGCT GGTAAATGGGAAGTCCCGTTACCAAAAGTCCGGGCACAGGGAGAAACAGAAGTCTTAAAGGTTATTCGtacaggaaagagaaagaagaaggctTGGAAGAGAATGGTCACAAAAGTCTGTTTTGTTGGGGATGGCTTTACTCGAAAACCACCTAAATATGAACGATTCATCAGACCAATG GGTTTACGCTTCAAAAAGGCTCATGTGACACATCCTGAGCTTAAAGCCACTTTCTGCCTACCTATACTTGGTGTAAAGAAgaatccctcttcccctctctacaCAACTTTGGGTGTAATCACCAAAGGTACCGTCATTGAGGTCAACGTGAGTGAACTGGGTCTTGTGACGCAAGGAGGCAAAGTCATCTGGG gGAAATATGCTCAGGTTACCAACAATCCAGAAAATGATGGCTGCATCAATGCTGTGTTACTTGTTTAA